The Malus domestica chromosome 10, GDT2T_hap1 genome contains a region encoding:
- the LOC103404650 gene encoding probable RNA 3'-terminal phosphate cyclase-like protein, translating into MFAVQSEQNNIPILPPYITINEKNQKDKKLIATPRPPPPEAESRETERPEREAKMGKISYKKLTGSQNLRQRLVLAALASTPVLIEDIRAEETWPGLRPHEVSFLRLLEKVSDDCVVEINETGTKLKFKPGIVMGGRNLLHDCGLSRAIGYFLEPLIVLGLFAKKPLTITLKGITNDPKDPSVDTFRSTTLPMLKHFGVPSEGLDLKIQSRGSAPQGGGEVFLSIPIVQSLTAVNWTDEGMVKRIRGVTFSTRVSTQFENTMVYAARGIFNLLLPDVHIFTDHRSGAQAGLSPGYGISLVAETTSGCCISADTAISYSRGEETVELEDEEKKDLMPPEDVGVKMANVLLGEIEQGGVVDSTHQGLLFLLCALCPQDVSKVRVGKLSPYGIETLRNIKDFLGVKFVIKPDPSTGTVILKCVGSGLRNLSRRIS; encoded by the exons ATGTTTGCTGTTCAGTCTGAACAGAATAATATTCCCATATTACCCCCGTATATAACTATAAACGAGAAAAATCAGAAGGACAAGAAATTGATAGCGACGCCCCGCCCCCCGCCACCAGAAGCAGAGAGCAGAGAAACAGAGAGACCAGAGAGAGAAGCAAAAATGGGGAAGATAAGCTACAAGAAGCTAACCGGAAGCCAAAACCTAAGACAGCGACTCGTACTGGCGGCGCTTGCGTCCACACCGGTTCTTATCGAGGACATTCGCGCAGAGGAGACATGGCCCGGCCTCCGCCCCCACGAGGTCTCCTTCCTCCGCCTCCTCGAGAAGGTCTCCGATGACTGCGTCGTCGAAATCAACGAGACTG GTACGAAATTGAAGTTCAAGCCGGGGATAGTGATGGGTGGGAGGAATTTGTTGCACGACTGCGGGCTCAGTCGGGCGATTGGGTATTTCTTGGAGCCATTGATTGTGCTTGGTCTCTTTGCCAAAAAGCCGCTTACCATTACGCTTAAAG gaattACAAATGATCCCAAGGACCCATCTGTTGATACATTCCGGTCCACTACCTTACCCATGTTAAAACACTTTGGAGTTCCCTCAGAAGGGCTAGACCTTAAAATACAGAGTCGTGGATCTGCTCCTCAAGGTGGCGGTGAAGTGTTTTTGTCAATCCCAATTGTTCAAAGTCTAACT GCAGTAAACTGGACTGATGAGGGGATGGTTAAGAGGATTAGAGGGGTTACGTTCTCAACAAGAGTGTCCACACAGTTTGAAAATACCATGGTGTATGCTGCTCGTGGAATCTTTAATCTCTTACTCCCAGATGTTCACATATTTACTGACCATAGAAGTGGCGCACAAGCTGGACT TTCACCTGGTTATGGAATTTCACTGGTTGCGGAAACAACTTCTGGTTGCTGTATCTCTGCTGATACAGCAATTTCTTATTCTCGAGGGGAAGAAacagttgaacttgaagatgaGGAGAAGAAAGATCTTATGCCTCCAGAGGATGTTGGTGTGAAAATGGCTAATGTTCTGCTTGGGGAGATTGAGCAGGGTGGAGTGGTAGATTCAACACATCAG GGCTTGTTGTTTCTTCTCTGTGCACTATGTCCACAAGATGTTTCAAAGGTTCGTGTTGGAAAGCTCTCTCCTTATGGGATAGAAACACTCAGAAACATCAAAGACTTTCTCGGTGTTAAATTTGTCATTAAGCCCGACCCATCCACAGGGACTGTTATACTTAAATGCGTTGGCTCTGGGTTAAGGAACCTGTCGAGAAGGATCTCATGA